In Neisseria dentiae, one DNA window encodes the following:
- the gatC gene encoding Asp-tRNA(Asn)/Glu-tRNA(Gln) amidotransferase subunit GatC: MALTLSDVEKIAHLSRLSLTEAEKAQNLKELNDIFSLVEKMQTVDTDGIEPMAHPHEVALRLREDAVTETDRAAEYQAVAPEVRNRLYIVPQVIEE; the protein is encoded by the coding sequence ATGGCACTCACCCTGAGCGATGTAGAGAAAATCGCCCATCTTTCCCGCCTGAGCCTTACCGAAGCGGAAAAAGCACAAAACCTGAAAGAATTGAATGACATATTTTCGTTAGTGGAAAAAATGCAAACGGTAGATACCGACGGCATAGAGCCGATGGCGCACCCGCACGAAGTTGCCTTGCGCCTGCGCGAAGATGCCGTAACCGAAACCGACCGCGCCGCCGAATACCAAGCCGTTGCCCCTGAAGTGCGCAACCGTTTGTATATCGTACCGCAGGTAATTGAAGAATAA